AACTCATATTTTTTTAATTATATATTAATTCTATCATAAAAATTTTAAAAGTCAAATAAAAAAATTTTAAAAATTTACCTAAAAGAAAATATAATGGATATCCCTAAAATGAAATAAAGGAGTGGAGAATGGATTTAAGTAAAAATAATGCTGGCAATACATCAAACGTCAGTATTAGTGAATCTAAACTTTGGCAGTCTATTCTCCATGACTTAAGGGAAAAAATTGATAATACATCATATATGATACTAAATTCTCTTGAAGAGGTATACTACAACGAAGGAAATATATATATCTATACTCCAGACAATATTTACAAAAATTGGATAGAAACAGAAATATTAGAAAATATAGAAACTTCAGCAAATAAGGTTATTGGAAGAAATGTAAAAATACATGTTATTTCTTTAAAGGATAAATCTTCAAAGAAAACAAAAAAAGGCAAGAATTCAAAAAACTTTGAAGAAACAGATTTTTATCAATATTTATCATTAAATCCAAAATACACTTTTGACAATCTTATAGTTGGAAATAATAATAAAGTTGCATTTCAAGCATGTTTGGCTGTTACAGAAAATTTAGGAAAAATTTATAATCCACTTTTTATTTATGGCGATGTTGGGCTTGGCAAAACTCATTTATTACACGGAACAGCTTATCATGTCCTTGCAAAGAGCTCTTCAGCAAAAATCATTTACACAACAGCAGACACATTTGCTTCTGAACTTTTTTCATATTTAGAAAAAGGAATGATTTTAGAGTTTAGAAAAAAATACAGAGAAGTAGACCTTCTACTTATTGACGATATACAATTTTTAGTTGGAAAGGAAAGAACACAAATAGAGTTCTATCATATTTTTAACGTTTTATACAGCCTTGGAAAACAGATAATTTTATCCTCAGACCAACCGCCTTCTAAGTTAAATGGCATAGAAAAAAGATTGATAAGTAGATTTAGCAGCGGATTAATTGTCGAAATAACCAAGCCGGATTTAGAAACAAAGATTAACATAACATTAAAGAAGATGAAAGAATTGAATGTAGAATTTTCAAGGGATGTAGTTCTATTTATTGCAAAAACCGTAAATACAAGTGTTAGAGAGCTGGAAGGTTCAATAAAAAGATTAAAAGCCTACAGCGAAATAATGGGAAGACCAATAACTTTAGACGTTGCAAGAACTGTGTTAAAAGATGTATTAGAAGTAAATGAAGTACAGCCATTAACTGTTGAAAGAATTCAAAAAGAAGTATGTAATTACTTTAATATTGATATAAAAGAATTACTTGGAAACTCAAGAAATAAAAAATCTGTAACTGCAAGGCAGATAGCAATGTACTTATCAAAAGAGCTAACTGATGAATCCTTATCCTCAATAGCAAGATATTTTCATAAAAAAGACCATACAACAATTTTAAATGCTGCAAATAAAATAAAAGAAATAATGGAAAAAGATAGAAAGTTAAAATATACTGTAGATTTGATTAAAGATAAGTTGATTACTTTATGACGATCTGATAAAAGCCTTTGGTTTAGAAGGAGACAAACAGCAAAAAGTCTCAGAAAATAAAATACTTATCATTGTTTTCATTGCTAACGAGTATTTTTTATTAAATTATCAAAAAACTCTACGATTTCTTAAAGAAAGCGGACAAACTCTTTTTAAATACGTACTATCAAAGTCAAGATTTAATAGAAGGAAAGTTGCCATAGTTTAGAAGGTTTAGCTAATATGTCTTTCAATTACATGGAGAGAAGATAAGCTGATAGGATATAAAGATTATAAGAACTACGACTTTTGAAGATCAGCTTAAATTGGTGGAAAATTAGGGCTGAAAGCTATTTTTTCTTATAATATTCCAAAGCTGGTTAAGGCGGCAACTTAAGTTAAAATAAATAAGGAAGTTTTAAAATTACAAAATTTCATTCAAAAACTAAAGCTGTCTAAAAATTTATTTTTTGTTAAAAAACTAATATTTGCTAAAATATTATCTTATTATTAAATTAAGGATAAATGAATGACAAAAGAAAATAATAATCACTTGGTAATTTGGGGAAGGAATCCAGTAATAGAAGCACTTAAAGCCGGAAGAAGTCTTGAAAAAATTCTTATTGCTCATGATTCACATCCGCCAAGAGAGTTGTTGGAGCTTGCAAATGAGAAGAAAGTAAAAGTACAAAAAGTATCAAGACAAAAGATTGAAGAGCTCGCAAACACTAAGAAAACACAAGGTGTTGTTGCACTCGTAAGTCCAATAAAATATTATGATGAAAATGAAATTATAGATAAAACAATAAAAGAAAAGGGTATTATGTTAATCTTAGACCATATTACAGACCCTCAAAACGTAGGAAGCATTTTAAGAACAGCAGAAATTTTTGGAGTAAGTGGAGTTATAATCCCTAAAGAAAGGTCAAGCCCTATAAATGAAGTAGTAGTTAAAGCATCTACAGGGGCAGTTTTTCATCTTCCGATTGCAAAAGTTGGAAGTTTAAGAAATGTAATTGAAAAATTTAAAAAGAAGGGTGGTTGGGTTGTTGCTATTGAAAAAGGTGGAAGAAATATAGCTGAGATAGACTTTCCATATCCGATTGCGTTAATAGTTGGCTCAGAAGGAAAAGGAGTTTCAAAATCTATATTAGAAGAAGCAGATATTATTGCAACTATTCCAATGGTTGGTAAAATAACATCTCTGAATGTTTCAAACGCAACATCAATAGCATTATGGGAATTATTTAAAAGGAGAATAAAAGATGGAAAAAACAGTTAAAAAAGTAAAAAGAATAGAAGGGTCTTTAAGAGTTCCATCGGATAAATCTATTTCACACAGAGCAATAATTTTATCTTCATTGGCAGATGGTACATCTATTGTAAAAAACTTTTTAAAGGCTGGTGATACTCTTACAACTGTAAACGCATACAGAAAACTTGGGGTTGAAATAGTAGAAAAAGAAGGTGTTTATTACGTCCATGGGAAAGGTTTAGATGGGCTGAAAGAACCTGATGATCTTCTTGATATGGGAAACTCTGGAACAACTACAAGATTAACTCTTGGAGTATTGGCTGGATTTGATTTTTTTGCTGCGTTAACAGGTGATGATAGTCTAAGAAAAAGACCTATGAAAAGGGTAGCAGAGCCACTTTCTAAAATGGGTGCAAAAATAGATGGAAGAAAGGATGGTAATTTACTTCCAATCTCTATAAGAGGTGGAAAGCTTACAGGAATAGATTTTTTTAATGAAAAAATGTCGGCACAGGTAAAATCAGCTATTCTTTTGGCTGGACTGTTTGCAAAAGGAGATACAACAGTTATAGAACCTGTAATTTCAAGAGACCATACAGAAAATATGTTAAACAGTATGGGAGCATATGTAAGTAGAGAATTTACAAAAGACGGATATAGAGTAACTGTCAAAAAAGCAGATAAGCTAAATCCTATACATATAAACGTACCTGCCGACCCATCTTCGGCGGCATTTTTTGCAGCTGCAGCATCAATTATTTCCGGGTCTCACATAGAATTAAAAGATGTTTTAATAAATCCAACAAGAGATGGATTTTTTAGAAAGTTAAAAGAAATGGGGGCTAAGGTTGAATACAAAAACAAAAGAGATGAAGCAGGTGAGATAGTAGCAGATATCTATATTAGCTATCATGAATTAAAAGGTGTAAAAGTAGAGCCTCAAGAAGTTCCTTCAATGATAGACGAAATTCCAC
This is a stretch of genomic DNA from Sulfurihydrogenibium sp. YO3AOP1. It encodes these proteins:
- the aroA gene encoding 3-phosphoshikimate 1-carboxyvinyltransferase, with product MEKTVKKVKRIEGSLRVPSDKSISHRAIILSSLADGTSIVKNFLKAGDTLTTVNAYRKLGVEIVEKEGVYYVHGKGLDGLKEPDDLLDMGNSGTTTRLTLGVLAGFDFFAALTGDDSLRKRPMKRVAEPLSKMGAKIDGRKDGNLLPISIRGGKLTGIDFFNEKMSAQVKSAILLAGLFAKGDTTVIEPVISRDHTENMLNSMGAYVSREFTKDGYRVTVKKADKLNPIHINVPADPSSAAFFAAAASIISGSHIELKDVLINPTRDGFFRKLKEMGAKVEYKNKRDEAGEIVADIYISYHELKGVKVEPQEVPSMIDEIPLLAIIATQAEGETVITGAHELRVKESDRIKSVIENFKRLGLEAEELPDGMIIRGKQKVKGGIVDSYKDHRIAMGFAILGLVSEEGITIKDADCVYISYPEFFNHLEKVSK
- the rlmB gene encoding 23S rRNA (guanosine(2251)-2'-O)-methyltransferase RlmB yields the protein MTKENNNHLVIWGRNPVIEALKAGRSLEKILIAHDSHPPRELLELANEKKVKVQKVSRQKIEELANTKKTQGVVALVSPIKYYDENEIIDKTIKEKGIMLILDHITDPQNVGSILRTAEIFGVSGVIIPKERSSPINEVVVKASTGAVFHLPIAKVGSLRNVIEKFKKKGGWVVAIEKGGRNIAEIDFPYPIALIVGSEGKGVSKSILEEADIIATIPMVGKITSLNVSNATSIALWELFKRRIKDGKNS
- the dnaA gene encoding chromosomal replication initiator protein DnaA, which codes for MDLSKNNAGNTSNVSISESKLWQSILHDLREKIDNTSYMILNSLEEVYYNEGNIYIYTPDNIYKNWIETEILENIETSANKVIGRNVKIHVISLKDKSSKKTKKGKNSKNFEETDFYQYLSLNPKYTFDNLIVGNNNKVAFQACLAVTENLGKIYNPLFIYGDVGLGKTHLLHGTAYHVLAKSSSAKIIYTTADTFASELFSYLEKGMILEFRKKYREVDLLLIDDIQFLVGKERTQIEFYHIFNVLYSLGKQIILSSDQPPSKLNGIEKRLISRFSSGLIVEITKPDLETKINITLKKMKELNVEFSRDVVLFIAKTVNTSVRELEGSIKRLKAYSEIMGRPITLDVARTVLKDVLEVNEVQPLTVERIQKEVCNYFNIDIKELLGNSRNKKSVTARQIAMYLSKELTDESLSSIARYFHKKDHTTILNAANKIKEIMEKDRKLKYTVDLIKDKLITL